One Fusarium poae strain DAOMC 252244 chromosome 4, whole genome shotgun sequence DNA window includes the following coding sequences:
- a CDS encoding hypothetical protein (BUSCO:42689at5125), which produces MSIDKADPSQHQNNNNHLNGLNGHSRDETDSLVGSSPEGDHHPAITSANATQEPQQPKRKGGRKPIYATSEERKQRNRQAQAAFRERRTEYIKQLEETIRVHESNLHNLQAAHRTAADECLMLRYKNSLLERILLEKGIDVQAELRAKTGSPNLGPTHMPQNIVQPPPIQRAIMNRHHQSRRSNSNIAPKAEPVPVLPPPLQPHSNAASPKNRPTPSSHSNSPSNTGSAFSPAASDNMSMRGSMTSMSRQQMPQQPHQSQQQQQQQQMPQNTQAPRPSMMQNGGRGQTGSGASYYPTPAFQNHIEQLEQEYDAQADMIDEPEIETPAGHGGYPSGYSGENQQPMMMSPASSGPGHQMTPSHEPVQQQQQQPQTTHSQYPSMTQLLDQNGLDWDPFGLSASMAFPNGQQFQFEQANMR; this is translated from the exons ATGTCAATCGATAAGGCGGATCCTTCGCAACaccaaaacaacaacaatcatCTCAATGGCCTAAACGGTCACTCTCGGGACGAGACCGACTCTCTCGTTGGCTCAAGCCCTGAGGGCGATCATCACCCTGCGATAACCTCTGCCAATGCCACCCAAGAGCCTCAGCAGCCTAAGCGGAAGGGCGGCCGCAAACCT ATTTATGCGACTTCCGAAGAGCGAAAGCAGAGGAACCGACAGGCTCAAGCTGCTTTCCGAGAACGTCGAACAGAGTACATAAAACAACTCGAAGAGACCATTCGCGTCCATGAGTCCAACCTTCACAACCTCCAGGCGGCCCACCGCACTGCTGCCGATGAGTGTTTGATGCTTCGATACAAGAATTCGCTTCTTGAGCGTATTCTTCTTGAAAAGGGAATCGATGTTCAGGCTGAGCTTCGCGCAAAGACCGGTAGTCCAAACCTGGGACCGACTCATATGCCCCAGAACATAGTTCAGCCGCCTCCAATTCAGCGTGCTATTATGAACCGACATCACCAGTCTCGCCGATCAAACTCAAATATTGCTCCCAAGGCCGAGCCTGTCCCGGTACTGCCACCGCCGCTTCAACCACACTCGAATGCTGCCTCACCCAAGAACCGCCCAACTCCATCGTCTCACTCCAACTCGCCAAGCAACACCGGTTCCGCCTTTTCACCCGCTGCCTCGGATAACATGTCGATGCGAGGTTCCATGACAAGCATGTCACGACAGCAGATGCCTCAACAGCCACATCAatcgcagcagcagcaacagcaacagcagatgCCTCAGAATACACAGGCTCCTCGACCTTCAATGATGCAGAACGGTGGCCGGGGACAGACTGGATCTGGAGCTTCCTACTATCCTACCCCAGCTTTCCAAAACCACATCGAGCAGCTTG AGCAAGAATATGATGCTCAAGCAGACATGATTGACGAGCCTGAGATTGAAACCCCAGCTGGTCATGGAGGATACCCTTCGGGCTACAGCGGCGAGAACCAACAGCCCATGATGATGTCGCCTGCCTCCAGTGGACCCGGACACCAGATGACACCATCCCACGAGCCTgttcaacaacagcaacagcagcctcAGACCACCCACTCACAGTATCCGTCGATGACTCAGTTGTTGGACCAAAACGGCCTGGATTGGGATCCCTTTGGATTGAGTGCTAGCATGGCGTTCCCCAACGGGCAGCAATTTCAGTTCGAACAAGCCAATATGAGGTGA
- a CDS encoding hypothetical protein (BUSCO:12360at5125), producing MATSAPPDLRVLLRKLNAIKDPQLLLHALPSLINHVLHCKEPLSTPADIKGKNGTSEAATIIPKLKLKINSLLIGRTTRESRFVAVALIKTMIDVGGWEVVRECKDWASGLLDVVEKNDPMASKELAIVTLARIYIFVEPYQTLSREIAKPGIPRFVDACLKLISAPKSGEKLQTPLSVIETICDTVSALVPLYPATVRPFSAKFKIAVKPYLAPTQSDEIVIPHSLQRASRKLVISLHHVAAKSGGSDEWAKLIDILLNDLHSTADQVLRAVQESWEGSNGYTRSHVGVDGALNGGGSSANELPSWSGLEAGAERLIGLFEYLSDCLKYPTKAPVTIPTSALIDTASRLLLIARLSPKSQTWEQALQTNAAISRDEKDNLWAALPDIHISALHLIKALFQRLGQDAVAIAPEALDHLVRVFKSGINLPTVRTTGYTVLKEILAISGPTLSKPSVGSLDVVLGACCRDLQQDAGYLKDVEKQAASGTDSKKNSIAANADLMLFPQASAVVVNTSLELEHKAAAAGLLPIILSHLPQRHLKAALRGLIDQTAILTSNRDAMVASVLNPYKDQRGRVYPSILPHLTQQFPGDKTLEILRTNIRAGAQSLAEGEEPLEALPVEEEEEEEEDEEMKDGDDEEEMVPEKGDLFKPGTIPTAPHAEKNLPIQSNPFAPIEKANASENQNAFARASSPPKRKHEGSDSAPPKRQVLEKSSSPDRVLPAPIQSTPVVAKEVEEEESDDDDDDESVHLNMELEDDDDEEE from the exons ATGGCAACCTCAGCACCACCCGATCTGCGGGTTCTTCTCCGAAAACTCAACGCTATCAAGGATCCTCAGCTTCTCCTTCATGCGCTACCATCTCTCATCAACCATGTCCTACACTGCAAAGAGCCCTTGTCAACGCCTGCAGATATCAAGGGCAAGAATGGCACTTCAGAAGCCGCCACCATTATCCCTAAGCTTAAGCTGAAGATCAACAGTCTCTTGATTGGTCGCACAACCCGAGAGTCTCGgtttgttgctgttgctctCATCAAGACTATGATAGACGTCGGTGGGTGGGAAGTTGTGCGAGAATGCAAAGACTGGGCCAGCGGTCTTTTGGATGTGGTCGAG AAAAACGATCCAATGGCTTCAAAGGAGTTGGCTATTGTAACTCTTGCCCGCATCTACATCTTTGTTGAGCCGTATCAAACTCTGTCCCGAGAGATTGCTAAGCCAGGTATCCCAAGATTTGTTGATGCCTGTCTCAAACTCATCAGTGCACCCAAGTCTGGAGAGAAGCTTCAGACACCTTTGTCTGTTATTGAGACTATTTGCGACACCGTCTCAGCTCTGGTCCCGCTCTACCCAGCCACGGTACGACCTTTCAGCGCCAAGTTCAAAATCGCCGTCAAGCCATATCTCGCTCCTACGCAATCAGACGAAATTGTTATTCCTCATTCCCTGCAGCGAGCTTCGCGAAAACTCGTCATCTCGCTTCACCATGTCGCAGCCAAGTCAGGAGGCAGTGATGAGTGGGCCAAATTGATTGACATTCTCCTGAATGACTTGCACTCTACTGCTGATCAGGTTTTGAGGGCTGTTCAAGAATCGTGGGAGGGATCAAATGGGTATACTCGATCGCATGTTGGTGTTGACGGTGCACTAAATGGCGGAGGGTCATCTGCAAACGAGCTCCCCTCATGGTCAGGTCTTGAGGCTGGCGCTGAGCGTTTGATTGGCCTTTTCGAATATCTTTCAGACTGTCTGAAATACCCTACCAAGGCGCCTGTCACAATACCTACCAGTGCACTCATTGATACTGCGTCCCGGCTACTGCTTATCGCTAGACTTTCACCCAAGTCCCAAACATGGGAGCAGGCACTTCAGACCAATGCTGCTATTTCAAGAGATGAGAAGGATAACCTCTGGGCAGCACTACCGGATATTCACATCTCTGCTCTGCACCTTATCAAGGCCTTGTTTCAGCGTCTAGGACAAGATGCAGTGGCCATCGCTCCCGAGGCCCTTGACCATCTCGTCCGAGTGTTCAAGTCGGGCATCAATCTTCCCACGGTCCGAACGACCGGTTATACCGTTCTCAAAGAGATTTTGGCCATCTCAGGCCCAACATTGTCAAAGCCCTCAGTTGGCAGCCTGGACGTTGTCCTGGGTGCTTGCTGTCGTGACCTGCAACAAGATGCCGGATATCTCAAGGATGTCGAAAAGCAAGCGGCATCTGGCACCGACAGCAAGAAGAATAGCATTGCTGCTAATGCTGACCTCATGCTCTTCCCTCAGGCTAGCGCTGTTGTTGTAAACACGTCGCTAGAGCTGGAGCACAAGGCCGCAGCTGCTGGACTCCTTCCCATCATTCTATCACACCTACCACAGAGACACCTCAAGGCTGCTTTACGAGGTCTCATTGACCAGACAGCTATTCTAACAAGCAACCGTGATGCCATGGTCGCAAGTGTTCTCAACCCTTACAAGGACCAGCGAGGTCGGGTGTATCCCAGTATCCTTCCTCACCTTACTCAACAATTCCCTGGCGACAAGACTCTTGAGATCCTGCGCACAAACATCCGTGCAGGTGCTCAGAGTTTGGCTGAGGGCGAGGAGCCGCTAGAGGCGCTCCCtgtcgaggaggaagaggaggaggaggaagatgaggagatgaaggacggcgatgacgaggaagaaaTGGTCCCTGAGAAGGGCGACTTGTTCAAGCCTGGAACAATCCCCACAGCTCCACACGCCGAGAAGAACCTGCCCATCCAAAGTAACCCCTTTGCTCCCATTGAAAAGGCCAATGCTTCGGAGAACCAGAATGCTTTTGCGCGAGCATCTTCACCACCCAAGCGAAAGCACGAAGGCTCAGACTCTGCGCCTCCCAAGAGGCAAGTGCTGGAGAAGTCCTCATCTCCTGATCGAGTACTCCCAGCACCCATCCAAAGCACTCCGGTTGTGGCGAAGGAAgtcgaagaggaggagagtgatgatgatgacgatgatgagagtGTTCACCTGAACATGGAactcgaagatgatgatgatgaagaggaatAG
- a CDS encoding hypothetical protein (CAZy:GH16) has product MANSLNNIYIQANDDDGATSDTFLTMRTMRMPGFQSAAEFESVSTYHYVSVRMLARVTGSAGACMALFTYLEDGDELADVQEADIEILTRDPKNRIQYTNQPSYTDDGDEVPKATRNGTLPKGLGWDDWVVHRLDWTPERSVWYVQGQEVASIEFQTPKDPAQIILNAWSDGGSWSGNMSLGDSAYMQIQWIDMVYNATKDNDKRSLDNGILRRSVGSQSSLIHREDSVDECKVVCSIDKVDKAGEAKVLWKSAASHMLVMEHWVKVVVGYVILMMVW; this is encoded by the coding sequence ATGGCCAACTCTCTCAACAACATCTACATACAAGCAaacgacgatgatggtgcGACTTCGGACACGTTCCTCACAATGCGAACGATGCGAATGCCCGGTTTCCAGAGCGCCGCCGAGTTCGAATCGGTCTCGACGTATCACTACGTCTCGGTGCGGATGCTCGCTCGTGTTACTGGTAGCGCGGGTGCATGCATGGCTCTGTTCACATACCTGGAAGACGGTGACGAGCTGGCGGATGTGCAAGAAGCCGATATTGAGATCCTAACGCGCGATCCGAAGAACCGGATCCAGTACACAAATCAGCCCTCGTACAcagatgatggtgatgaggtTCCCAAAGCAACTCGCAACGGTACATTGCCCAAGGGCCTTGGGTGGGATGACTGGGTTGTACACCGACTCGACTGGACGCCTGAGCGATCTGTGTGGTATGTGCAAGGGCAAGAAGTGGCCAGTATCGAATTCCAAACGCCCAAGGATCCTGCACAGATTATTCTCAATGCGTGGAGTGACGGTGGTTCGTGGAGCGGTAATATGAGTCTTGGTGATTCAGCGTACATGCAGATTCAGTGGATTGATATGGTGTACAATGCTACCAAGGACAATGATAAGAGAAGTCTTGATAACGGGATTCTGAGGAGGAGTGTTGGAAGCCAAAGTTCTCTGATTCATCGAGAGGATAGTGTCGATGAATGTAAAGTCGTCTGCAGTATTGACAAAGTGGATAAAGCCGGTGAGGCTAAGGTGCTGTGGAAGAGTGCAGCATCTCATATGCTAGTTATGGAACATTGGGTCAAGGTAGTTGTCGGATATGTGATCTTGATGATGGTTTGGTAA